In one window of Canis aureus isolate CA01 chromosome 25, VMU_Caureus_v.1.0, whole genome shotgun sequence DNA:
- the DAZAP2 gene encoding DAZ-associated protein 2 isoform X2, translating to MNSKGQYPTQPTYPVQPPGNPVYPQTLHLPQAPPYTDAPPAYSELYRPSFVHPGAATVPTMSAAFPGASLYLPMAQSVAVGPLGSTIPMAYYPVGPIYPPASTPWMPSQRCSACSHAGSQCPRNSAEGKLLHGWLRWWLHHLVKNQGHLYAGKDITYLQHFSQCNCFSHINLKLQFRHMLLGCLSGAQTFRHFSNLIRNHVMVAVPP from the exons ATGAACAGCAAAG GTCAATATCCAACGCAGCCAACCTATCCCGTGCAGCCTCCTGGGAACCCAGTGTACCCTCAGACCTTGCATCTCCCTCAGGCTCCACCCTATACTGATGCTCCACCTGCCTACTCAGAG CTCTATCGTCCGAGCTTTGTGCATCCGGGGGCTGCCACGGTCCCCACCATGTCAGCTGCATTTCCTGGCGCCTCACTGTATCTTCCCATGGCCCAATCTGTGGCTGTTGGACCTTTAGGTTCCACAATCCCCATGGCTTATTATCCAGTTGGTCCCATCTATCCACCTG cCTCCACCCCCTGGATGCCCTCCCAACGCTGCTCAGCTTGCagtcatgcagggagccaatgtccTCGTAACTCAGCGGAAGGGAAACTTCttcatgggtggctcagatggtggCTACACCATCTGGTGAAGAACCAAGGCCACCTCTATGCCGGGAAAGACATCACATACCTTCAGCACTTCTCACAATGTAACTGCTTTAGTCATATTAACCTGAAGTTGCAGTTTAGACACATGTTGTTGGGGTGTCTTTCTGGTGCCCAAACTTTCAGGCACTTTTCAAACTTAATAAGGAACCATGTAATGGTAGCAGTACCTCCTTAA
- the DAZAP2 gene encoding DAZ-associated protein 2 isoform X1, whose product MNSKGQYPTQPTYPVQPPGNPVYPQTLHLPQAPPYTDAPPAYSELYRPSFVHPGAATVPTMSAAFPGASLYLPMAQSVAVGPLGSTIPMAYYPVGPIYPPGSAVLVEGGYDAGARFGAGATAGNIPPPPPGCPPNAAQLAVMQGANVLVTQRKGNFFMGGSDGGYTIW is encoded by the exons ATGAACAGCAAAG GTCAATATCCAACGCAGCCAACCTATCCCGTGCAGCCTCCTGGGAACCCAGTGTACCCTCAGACCTTGCATCTCCCTCAGGCTCCACCCTATACTGATGCTCCACCTGCCTACTCAGAG CTCTATCGTCCGAGCTTTGTGCATCCGGGGGCTGCCACGGTCCCCACCATGTCAGCTGCATTTCCTGGCGCCTCACTGTATCTTCCCATGGCCCAATCTGTGGCTGTTGGACCTTTAGGTTCCACAATCCCCATGGCTTATTATCCAGTTGGTCCCATCTATCCACCTGGTTCAGCAGTGCTGGTGGAAGGAGGGTATGATGCAGGTGCCAGATTTGGAGCGGGGGCTACTGCTGGCAACATTCCT cCTCCACCCCCTGGATGCCCTCCCAACGCTGCTCAGCTTGCagtcatgcagggagccaatgtccTCGTAACTCAGCGGAAGGGAAACTTCttcatgggtggctcagatggtggCTACACCATCTGGTGA